In a single window of the Pseudoxanthomonas sp. F37 genome:
- a CDS encoding arginyltransferase — protein MTMGENTQPIDDLRLFHTGEHPCGYWPDRVARDLVLDPRDPRLPQLYPDALSWGFRRSGDIVYRPHCRQCRACVAVRIPVADFAPDRSQRRCAARNARVETRIVAALRNEEHLALYQRYLAARHPLGGMDEHGAIEFDQFLVGSWSRGRFVELREDGELLAVAVTDVIAGALSAVYTFYDPAQEARSLGTLAILRQIEWARRDGYAHLYLGYWIEGHRKMDYKRRFRPLEHFDGRQWRRAG, from the coding sequence ATGACCATGGGCGAGAACACCCAGCCGATCGACGACCTGCGCCTGTTCCACACCGGCGAGCATCCATGCGGCTACTGGCCGGACCGGGTGGCGCGCGACCTGGTGCTGGATCCTCGCGACCCCCGCCTGCCGCAGCTGTACCCCGACGCGCTGTCGTGGGGCTTCCGCCGCTCGGGCGACATCGTCTACCGCCCGCACTGCCGGCAGTGCCGCGCATGCGTGGCGGTGCGCATCCCGGTGGCGGACTTCGCGCCCGACCGCAGCCAGCGGCGCTGCGCCGCGCGCAACGCCCGTGTCGAAACGCGCATCGTCGCGGCGCTGCGGAACGAGGAGCACCTGGCGCTGTACCAGCGCTATCTGGCCGCGCGGCATCCGCTGGGCGGCATGGACGAGCATGGCGCCATCGAGTTCGACCAGTTCCTGGTGGGCAGCTGGTCGCGTGGCCGCTTCGTGGAACTGCGCGAGGACGGCGAGCTGCTGGCGGTGGCCGTGACCGACGTGATCGCCGGCGCGCTGTCGGCCGTGTACACCTTCTACGATCCCGCACAGGAGGCGCGCAGCCTGGGCACGCTGGCCATCCTGCGCCAGATCGAATGGGCGCGACGCGACGGCTACGCGCACCTGTATCTGGGCTACTGGATCGAGGGTCATCGCAAGATGGACTACAAGCGGCGCTTCCGGCCGCTCGAGCACTTCGACGGCCGCCAGTGGCGCCGCGCCGGGTAA
- a CDS encoding endonuclease/exonuclease/phosphatase family protein: MRIPAALFPMILALAACSGTSPQRGDAPALATPMRVATYNTSLYSDEAGGVIRQLQGEDAHARKIAAVLQKVRPDLVLLNEFDYDPAHRAADLFQERYLGVAQPGGGEPLHYPYRYLAPVNTGVPSGLDLDRNGSVGAQGRERGNDAWGYGLHPGQYGMLVLSRFPIDEAGVRTFQLLRWSALPGATNPVDPTTGQPFYADHVWTQLRLSSKSHWDVPVRTPGGTLHFLVSHPTPPVFDGPENRNGLRNADEIRLWREYLASGDAPWLCDDQGRCGGLPADARFVIAGDLNNDPADGDGQHEAIVELLEHPRVLRLATPRSEGGEETALAYAAKGMQRRGAPAHVTGDFGRRNGALRLDYVLPSTGLTPVGSGVFWPKKSHPDAAIADGSDHHLVWVDLTL; the protein is encoded by the coding sequence ATGCGAATCCCTGCCGCCCTGTTCCCGATGATCCTCGCCCTGGCCGCCTGCAGCGGCACGTCCCCGCAGCGTGGAGATGCGCCCGCGCTCGCGACCCCGATGCGCGTCGCCACCTACAACACATCACTGTATTCGGACGAGGCCGGCGGCGTGATCCGCCAGCTGCAGGGCGAGGATGCGCATGCGCGCAAGATTGCGGCCGTGCTGCAGAAGGTGCGGCCCGATCTGGTGCTGCTGAACGAATTCGACTACGACCCGGCGCATCGCGCGGCCGACCTGTTCCAGGAGCGCTACCTGGGTGTCGCCCAACCCGGTGGCGGCGAGCCGCTGCACTACCCGTACCGCTATCTGGCGCCGGTGAACACCGGCGTGCCCAGCGGGCTGGACCTGGACCGCAACGGCAGCGTCGGCGCCCAGGGCCGCGAGCGCGGCAACGACGCCTGGGGCTACGGCCTGCACCCGGGCCAGTACGGCATGCTGGTGCTGTCGCGCTTCCCGATAGACGAGGCCGGCGTACGCACCTTCCAGCTATTGCGCTGGAGCGCGCTGCCCGGCGCCACCAATCCGGTCGACCCCACCACCGGACAGCCGTTCTACGCCGACCACGTCTGGACGCAACTGCGGCTGTCGTCCAAATCGCACTGGGACGTACCGGTGCGCACGCCCGGCGGCACGCTGCACTTCCTGGTTTCCCATCCCACGCCACCGGTGTTCGACGGCCCGGAAAACCGCAACGGACTGCGCAATGCGGACGAGATCCGGCTGTGGCGCGAATACCTCGCGTCCGGCGACGCGCCCTGGCTGTGCGACGACCAGGGCCGCTGCGGGGGCCTGCCCGCCGATGCGCGCTTCGTCATCGCCGGCGACCTCAACAACGATCCCGCCGATGGCGACGGCCAGCACGAGGCCATCGTCGAACTGCTCGAACATCCGCGCGTGCTGCGCCTGGCCACCCCACGCAGCGAGGGCGGCGAGGAAACCGCGCTCGCCTACGCCGCCAAGGGCATGCAGCGCCGCGGTGCACCCGCACACGTCACCGGGGATTTCGGCCGCCGCAACGGCGCCCTGCGGCTGGACTACGTGCTGCCGTCCACGGGCCTGACGCCCGTGGGCAGCGGCGTGTTCTGGCCGAAGAAGAGCCATCCGGACGCCGCCATCGCCGATGGCAGCGACCACCACCTGGTGTGGGTGGACCTTACGCTGTAG
- the purT gene encoding formate-dependent phosphoribosylglycinamide formyltransferase yields the protein MVTLGTPLSPHAFRVLLLGSGELGKEVAIELQRLGVEVIAADRYADAPAMQVAHRAHVLDMLDPAAIRALIAQEQPHLVVPEIEAIHTETLVALEAEGAARVIPTARAARLTMDREGIRRLAAETLGLPTSPYRFVDTQAEYREAVRAIGLPCVVKPVMSSSGKGQSTLRSESDIDPAWEYAQTGGRAGAGRCIVEGFIDFDYEITLLTVRHAGGTAFCEPIGHWQKDGDYRESWQPQPMSPRALERAQRIARAVTDDLGGWGLFGVELFVKGDEVWFSEVSPRPHDTGLVTLASQELSEFALHARAILGLPVPVIRQNGPSASCAMLAHGHGVPVFGNVEGALEEPDTGLRLFGKPRVDGHRRVGVTLARGEDVDIARSKARAAAAAITIELK from the coding sequence ATGGTCACGCTCGGTACGCCGCTGTCTCCCCACGCCTTCCGTGTCCTGCTGCTCGGGTCGGGCGAGCTGGGCAAGGAGGTGGCCATCGAGCTGCAGCGGCTGGGGGTGGAAGTGATCGCCGCCGACCGCTACGCCGACGCGCCGGCCATGCAGGTGGCGCATCGTGCGCACGTCCTGGACATGCTGGACCCGGCCGCGATCCGCGCGCTCATCGCGCAGGAACAGCCGCATCTGGTCGTGCCCGAGATCGAGGCGATCCATACCGAGACGCTGGTCGCGCTGGAAGCGGAGGGCGCGGCCCGGGTGATTCCGACGGCACGTGCCGCGCGCCTGACGATGGACCGTGAAGGCATCCGCCGGCTGGCCGCCGAAACGCTGGGCCTGCCCACCTCGCCGTACCGCTTCGTCGACACGCAAGCCGAATACCGCGAGGCGGTGCGTGCCATCGGCCTGCCGTGCGTGGTGAAACCGGTGATGTCCTCCTCCGGCAAGGGCCAGAGCACGCTGCGCAGCGAGTCCGACATCGATCCGGCGTGGGAGTACGCGCAGACCGGCGGCCGCGCCGGCGCCGGCCGCTGCATCGTGGAAGGCTTCATCGACTTCGATTACGAGATCACCCTGCTGACCGTGCGCCACGCCGGTGGCACCGCGTTCTGCGAACCCATCGGCCACTGGCAGAAGGACGGGGACTACCGCGAAAGCTGGCAGCCGCAGCCGATGTCGCCGCGCGCGCTGGAGCGGGCGCAGCGGATCGCCCGGGCGGTGACCGACGACCTGGGCGGCTGGGGGCTGTTTGGGGTGGAGCTGTTCGTGAAGGGCGACGAGGTGTGGTTCAGCGAGGTCTCGCCGCGTCCGCACGATACCGGCCTGGTCACGCTCGCCTCGCAGGAGCTGTCCGAGTTCGCGCTGCACGCGCGCGCCATCCTCGGCCTGCCTGTCCCGGTGATCCGCCAGAACGGCCCGTCGGCCTCATGCGCGATGCTGGCGCACGGCCATGGCGTGCCGGTGTTCGGCAACGTGGAAGGCGCGCTGGAGGAACCCGACACCGGCCTGCGCCTGTTCGGCAAGCCGCGCGTGGACGGCCACCGCCGTGTCGGCGTGACCCTGGCGCGGGGCGAGGACGTCGACATCGCCCGCTCCAAGGCCCGCGCCGCCGCCGCGGCGATCACCATCGAACTGAAGTGA
- a CDS encoding SPFH domain-containing protein, with the protein MKENAKSSLPGIPALLGLLVLALGIAALFIHGAVHKQPLSMGGAALLGFAVMFLMAGLYKLEPNQSAVLSLFGKYVGTVKDNGLRWNNPFFSKRKVSLRIRNFESSRLKVNELDGSPIEIAAVIVWQVVDSAEAVFNVDDYESFVHIQSEAALRAMASSYPYDQHEEGQIALRSHPQEISQHLQEQIAERLGKAGVDVIEARISHLAYAPEIAQAMLQRQQANAVIAARTRIVAGAVGMVEMALAELQKNDVVKLDEERKAQMVSNLLVVLCGERGTQPIVNTGSIY; encoded by the coding sequence ATGAAAGAGAACGCCAAGTCGTCGCTGCCCGGAATTCCCGCCCTGCTGGGCCTGCTGGTGCTGGCACTGGGAATCGCCGCCCTGTTCATCCATGGCGCCGTCCACAAGCAGCCCCTGTCCATGGGAGGGGCCGCCCTGCTCGGCTTCGCTGTCATGTTCCTGATGGCCGGGCTGTACAAGCTGGAGCCCAACCAGTCCGCCGTGCTCAGCCTGTTCGGCAAGTACGTGGGCACGGTGAAGGACAACGGCCTGCGCTGGAACAACCCCTTCTTCAGCAAGCGCAAGGTCTCCCTGCGCATCCGCAACTTCGAAAGCAGCCGGTTGAAAGTCAACGAACTGGACGGCAGCCCCATCGAGATCGCCGCGGTGATCGTGTGGCAGGTGGTGGATTCGGCCGAAGCCGTGTTCAACGTGGACGACTACGAGAGCTTCGTGCACATCCAGTCCGAAGCCGCACTGCGTGCGATGGCCTCCAGCTATCCGTACGACCAGCACGAGGAAGGCCAGATCGCGCTGCGCAGCCATCCGCAGGAAATTTCCCAGCATCTGCAGGAGCAGATCGCGGAGCGGCTGGGCAAGGCCGGCGTGGACGTGATCGAAGCGCGCATCAGCCACCTGGCCTATGCGCCCGAGATCGCCCAGGCCATGCTGCAGCGCCAGCAGGCCAATGCCGTGATCGCCGCGCGCACGCGCATCGTCGCCGGTGCGGTGGGCATGGTGGAGATGGCCCTGGCCGAGCTGCAGAAGAACGACGTGGTGAAGCTGGACGAGGAGCGCAAGGCGCAGATGGTCAGCAACCTGCTGGTGGTGCTGTGCGGCGAACGCGGCACCCAGCCGATCGTCAACACCGGCTCGATCTACTGA
- a CDS encoding Arc family DNA binding domain-containing protein — MSEKQDRKAYPLRISADVLTAAQRWADDELRSLNAQIEYVLRDALRKAGRLPRTGAAPDHPKKESP; from the coding sequence GTGAGCGAGAAGCAGGACAGGAAGGCCTATCCGCTGCGCATCAGCGCCGACGTGCTGACCGCGGCGCAGCGCTGGGCCGACGACGAACTGCGCTCGCTCAATGCGCAGATCGAATACGTGTTGCGCGATGCGCTGCGCAAGGCGGGACGGCTTCCCAGGACCGGCGCCGCGCCGGACCACCCCAAGAAGGAATCGCCATGA
- a CDS encoding DUF4177 domain-containing protein encodes MNHRWNHKVVEIPYRMFAGKLTDRIQQELDKMSAQGWELVSTLFIEHEVSVRLFFKKPA; translated from the coding sequence ATGAACCACCGATGGAACCACAAGGTCGTCGAAATCCCCTACAGGATGTTCGCGGGCAAGCTGACCGACCGCATCCAGCAGGAGCTGGACAAGATGAGCGCACAGGGCTGGGAACTGGTCAGCACGCTCTTCATCGAACACGAGGTCTCGGTGCGGCTGTTCTTCAAGAAGCCCGCCTGA
- a CDS encoding PH domain-containing protein produces MQQPQDFPVAPLPTHANGWLWLPLVLAIGATTAALTLPSDTPPPLAAWLTLPFILLVGGVLAVAMRRRAIVLDNRELQVRATFYTKRFAIEAVDLDKARVVSLEEHTELSPTLKTNGFSLPGLKAGHFRLRNLGKAFCLVTDRTRVLTLPLRDGSLVLVSPERPAELLARLRELAAPVTRR; encoded by the coding sequence ATGCAGCAGCCGCAGGACTTTCCGGTCGCACCGCTGCCGACGCACGCGAACGGGTGGCTGTGGTTGCCGCTGGTGCTCGCCATCGGCGCCACCACCGCCGCGCTGACACTGCCATCGGACACCCCGCCGCCGCTTGCGGCCTGGCTGACCCTGCCCTTCATCCTGCTGGTCGGCGGGGTGCTGGCCGTGGCGATGCGACGGCGCGCGATCGTCCTGGACAACCGCGAGCTGCAGGTCCGCGCCACGTTCTACACGAAGCGGTTCGCCATCGAAGCGGTCGACCTGGACAAGGCCCGCGTGGTGAGCCTGGAAGAGCACACGGAGCTTTCGCCCACGCTGAAGACCAACGGCTTCAGCCTGCCCGGATTGAAGGCCGGGCATTTCCGCCTGCGCAACCTCGGCAAGGCGTTCTGCCTGGTCACCGATCGCACGCGCGTGCTGACCCTGCCACTGCGCGACGGCAGCCTGGTGCTGGTCAGCCCCGAGCGCCCGGCCGAGCTGCTGGCCCGGCTGCGCGAACTGGCGGCGCCGGTGACCCGCCGCTAA
- a CDS encoding M15 family metallopeptidase has protein sequence MRRLPALPLKSVLLNTSRIELWPADLLRARSNADARALAGAYAVLRRKHDGRYLAAVSARGVHPLVTGLPRQPGLDEAWDALDRFESATRGFHADAQGALPLHALQERLHALGLDAYAYAERTGLALVAEPAALAFAGRDRYRRPLWLTCSAARGWWAMRAAAARDGVVLEAISGYRSHDYQLGIFERKRARGQRVEEILKVNAAPGYSEHHGGRALDIGTPGEPPAEASFEHTTAFAWLTRHAGDFGFVMSYPRDNPHGIVYEPWHWCFARPSLA, from the coding sequence ATGCGCCGCCTGCCTGCCCTGCCCCTGAAGTCGGTCCTGCTCAACACGTCGCGTATCGAACTGTGGCCGGCCGACCTGCTGCGCGCACGCAGCAACGCGGATGCCCGCGCGCTGGCAGGCGCGTACGCGGTGCTGCGCCGCAAGCACGATGGCCGCTACCTGGCGGCGGTGTCCGCGCGCGGCGTGCATCCGCTGGTGACCGGCCTGCCGCGCCAACCCGGCCTGGACGAAGCGTGGGATGCCCTGGACCGTTTCGAATCGGCCACCCGCGGGTTCCACGCCGATGCCCAGGGTGCGCTGCCGCTGCACGCCCTGCAGGAACGCCTGCACGCACTGGGACTGGATGCCTACGCCTACGCCGAACGCACCGGCCTGGCCCTGGTGGCCGAACCGGCCGCCCTCGCCTTCGCAGGACGCGACCGCTACCGCCGCCCGCTCTGGCTGACGTGCTCCGCGGCGCGCGGATGGTGGGCGATGCGCGCCGCCGCCGCACGCGATGGCGTGGTGCTGGAAGCCATCTCCGGCTATCGCAGCCACGACTACCAACTCGGCATCTTCGAACGCAAGCGCGCGCGCGGACAGCGTGTGGAGGAGATCCTCAAGGTCAACGCCGCTCCCGGCTACAGCGAGCACCATGGCGGCCGTGCCCTCGATATCGGCACGCCGGGAGAGCCGCCGGCCGAGGCATCTTTCGAGCACACCACCGCCTTCGCCTGGCTCACCCGGCACGCCGGCGATTTCGGCTTCGTCATGAGCTACCCGCGCGACAACCCGCACGGCATCGTGTACGAGCCGTGGCATTGGTGCTTCGCTCGGCCATCGCTCGCTTGA
- a CDS encoding DNA-3-methyladenine glycosylase, giving the protein MPRHARGFDTEQAWDHLSRRDRRLGTWMKRIGYIEPQPGWRKPFDPVDALARAILYQQLSGKAAATIVGRVEAAVGSTRLHFDTLGRIDDAALRACGVSGNKTLALRDLAAREQRGEIPTLRQMSLMGEDDIVAALVPIRGIGRWTVEMMLMFRLGRPDVLPVDDLGVRKGAQFVDRQEVMPTPKELLARGEKWGPYRTYAAQYLWRIADFGSEAKTATKRSQD; this is encoded by the coding sequence ATGCCCCGGCACGCACGCGGCTTCGATACCGAACAGGCCTGGGACCATCTGAGCCGGCGCGACCGCAGGCTCGGCACGTGGATGAAGCGGATCGGCTACATCGAACCGCAACCGGGCTGGCGCAAGCCGTTCGACCCGGTGGATGCGCTGGCGCGTGCGATCCTCTACCAGCAACTCAGCGGCAAGGCGGCCGCGACCATCGTCGGGCGCGTGGAAGCGGCCGTGGGCAGCACGCGGCTGCACTTCGACACCCTGGGGCGCATCGATGATGCGGCCTTGCGGGCCTGCGGCGTTTCGGGCAACAAGACGCTTGCGTTGCGGGACCTGGCGGCGCGTGAGCAGCGGGGGGAGATCCCGACCCTCCGGCAGATGTCGCTGATGGGCGAGGACGACATCGTCGCCGCACTGGTGCCCATCCGCGGCATCGGCCGCTGGACGGTGGAAATGATGCTGATGTTCCGCCTGGGGCGCCCGGACGTGCTGCCGGTCGACGACCTGGGCGTGCGCAAGGGCGCGCAGTTCGTCGACCGGCAGGAGGTCATGCCCACGCCGAAGGAACTGCTGGCGCGCGGCGAGAAGTGGGGCCCTTACCGCACCTATGCGGCGCAGTACCTGTGGCGCATCGCCGACTTCGGCAGCGAAGCGAAGACGGCGACGAAGCGGTCGCAGGATTGA
- a CDS encoding DUF423 domain-containing protein gives MNYDRRQRKPSFLALSGGLLAAAAVGLSAYASHGVGDGPAQSNLQTAALFGFGHGLALAALGAGTTRRMGKAALSLLLLGTLLFAGSLVAGAMVGTSTRLAPAGGIMLMLGWVLWAVDAIRR, from the coding sequence ATGAACTACGACCGGCGTCAACGCAAACCCTCCTTCCTGGCCCTGTCCGGTGGCCTGCTGGCCGCCGCCGCGGTCGGGCTGTCGGCCTATGCGTCGCATGGCGTCGGCGATGGGCCGGCGCAGTCGAACCTGCAGACGGCGGCGTTGTTCGGCTTCGGGCATGGCCTGGCGCTGGCGGCGCTGGGCGCGGGCACCACACGCCGGATGGGCAAGGCCGCGCTGTCGCTGCTGTTGCTGGGCACGCTGCTGTTCGCAGGCAGCCTGGTCGCCGGGGCCATGGTGGGAACCAGCACGCGCCTGGCGCCGGCCGGCGGCATCATGCTGATGCTGGGCTGGGTGCTGTGGGCCGTGGACGCCATCCGCCGCTGA
- a CDS encoding polyketide cyclase, with protein sequence MTRLIEFVIALALVLALFLVIGLILPSSRELQESVETNRRMTIVFDTLNNVRRLKDWNPLVPSAANELSYSGGEDNTGVGAKVDFNSANPAWGQGSWEIVESERPAPTGGPGKIVYAITDKRMGTDKRSTFALEPTGKNNRNVKVTQTYQVTYGWNLIGRYAGMYVSRHVGDAVKAGLSKLTNMLATVPNFDYRTEGSPLTDLKLVELPAEDLLVVNAGNIDRTNDAIKASIKQNQEWIKRVMEANGLVAAGPVRIITTDYGTEKYAFDVAQPVRKGTAAPKADAAAEGEAAPAAAPAPVASTGELKVTIPSGAPVEYVRTEPRKLAFASYTGYMAELDNQRNALRAWAVTAGHEVVDRPFESWKSGVDGAFEGDGKFDIYWAVKQ encoded by the coding sequence ATGACCCGTTTGATCGAGTTCGTGATTGCGTTGGCGCTGGTCCTGGCGCTGTTTCTGGTGATCGGCCTGATCCTGCCGTCCTCGCGCGAATTGCAGGAAAGCGTCGAGACCAACCGCCGCATGACCATCGTGTTCGACACGCTGAACAACGTGCGCCGACTGAAGGACTGGAACCCGCTGGTCCCGAGCGCGGCCAACGAACTCAGCTACTCCGGCGGCGAAGACAATACCGGCGTCGGCGCCAAGGTCGACTTCAATTCGGCCAACCCGGCCTGGGGCCAGGGCAGCTGGGAGATCGTCGAGAGCGAGCGTCCCGCCCCGACCGGCGGCCCGGGCAAGATCGTCTACGCGATCACCGACAAGCGCATGGGCACCGACAAGCGCAGCACCTTCGCGCTGGAGCCCACGGGCAAGAACAACCGCAACGTGAAGGTCACCCAGACCTACCAGGTCACCTATGGCTGGAACCTGATCGGACGCTACGCCGGCATGTACGTCAGCCGCCACGTCGGCGACGCGGTCAAGGCGGGCCTGTCCAAGCTGACCAACATGCTGGCCACGGTGCCGAACTTCGACTACCGCACCGAAGGCAGCCCGCTGACCGACCTGAAGCTGGTCGAACTGCCCGCCGAAGACCTGCTGGTGGTGAACGCCGGCAACATCGACCGCACCAACGATGCCATCAAGGCCTCGATCAAGCAGAACCAGGAGTGGATCAAGCGCGTGATGGAGGCCAATGGCCTGGTGGCCGCCGGTCCGGTGCGCATCATCACCACCGACTACGGCACCGAGAAGTACGCCTTCGACGTCGCCCAGCCGGTCCGCAAGGGCACGGCCGCGCCCAAGGCCGACGCCGCCGCCGAGGGCGAAGCCGCCCCGGCCGCCGCACCGGCCCCGGTCGCCTCCACCGGCGAACTGAAGGTCACCATCCCGTCGGGCGCCCCGGTGGAGTACGTGCGCACCGAGCCGCGCAAGCTCGCCTTCGCCAGCTACACCGGCTACATGGCCGAACTGGACAACCAGCGCAACGCGCTGCGCGCCTGGGCGGTCACCGCCGGCCACGAAGTGGTCGACCGTCCGTTCGAGTCCTGGAAGTCCGGCGTCGACGGCGCCTTCGAGGGCGACGGCAAGTTCGACATCTACTGGGCGGTCAAGCAGTAA
- a CDS encoding response regulator transcription factor: MIRVCLVDDQTLVRQGIRSLLALDDGIEVVAEAADGKQAVDLVPQVKPDVVLMDMRMPVMSGLEALQALARAGQLPPTIILTTFDDDQLVLAGLKAGAKGYLLKDVSLELLVGAIRTVADGGSLVQPAVTQRLLSGLEHMRNEFVSLDRPDPLTDRETEILRLMASGFSNKEIANSLGVAEGTIKNHVSNILSKLGVRDRTRAVLKAFELQLV, translated from the coding sequence GTGATCCGTGTCTGTCTGGTCGACGATCAAACCCTGGTGCGCCAGGGCATCCGCTCCCTGTTGGCGCTGGACGACGGCATCGAGGTGGTGGCCGAGGCCGCCGACGGCAAGCAGGCCGTCGACCTGGTGCCGCAGGTGAAGCCGGATGTCGTGCTGATGGACATGCGCATGCCGGTGATGTCCGGCCTGGAAGCCCTGCAGGCCCTGGCCCGGGCGGGGCAGCTGCCGCCGACCATCATCCTGACCACCTTCGACGACGACCAGCTGGTGCTGGCCGGCCTGAAGGCCGGCGCCAAGGGCTACCTGCTGAAGGATGTCTCGCTGGAGCTGCTGGTCGGCGCGATCCGCACCGTGGCCGATGGCGGCTCGCTGGTGCAGCCCGCCGTCACCCAGCGCCTGCTGTCGGGCCTGGAACACATGCGCAACGAATTCGTCAGCCTGGACCGTCCAGATCCGCTGACCGACCGCGAGACCGAGATCCTCCGGCTGATGGCCAGCGGCTTCTCCAACAAGGAGATCGCCAATTCGCTGGGGGTGGCCGAGGGCACCATCAAGAACCACGTGTCCAACATCCTCTCGAAGCTGGGCGTGCGCGACCGGACCCGGGCGGTGCTGAAGGCCTTCGAACTGCAGCTGGTCTGA
- a CDS encoding GNAT family N-acetyltransferase gives MSIVIRDVREHELDSVLALNNNAGLAILPLDSAKVRRFYETAEYFRVAERDGNLAGFLVGFGSGAGHDSSNFAWFGERYPQFFYIDRIVVASRRRGGGVGRAFYADVQSYAELRYPQLACEVFLDHGADPALLFHGSFGFREVGQHVMAEANVRASMLMKELCSYPWVRDTYGDALPDVAWARTRLQADTVQRPTGT, from the coding sequence ATGTCGATTGTCATCCGCGACGTGCGCGAGCACGAGCTGGATTCCGTCCTAGCCCTCAACAACAATGCCGGACTGGCGATCCTGCCGCTGGATTCGGCCAAGGTCCGCCGCTTCTACGAGACCGCCGAATACTTCCGCGTCGCCGAGCGCGACGGCAACCTGGCCGGCTTCCTGGTCGGCTTCGGCTCCGGGGCCGGCCACGACAGCAGCAACTTCGCCTGGTTCGGCGAGCGCTATCCGCAGTTCTTCTACATCGACCGCATCGTGGTGGCCAGCCGCCGTCGCGGCGGTGGCGTGGGCCGCGCCTTCTACGCCGACGTGCAGAGCTATGCCGAACTGCGCTACCCGCAGCTGGCGTGCGAGGTGTTCCTCGACCACGGCGCCGATCCGGCGCTGCTGTTCCATGGCAGCTTCGGCTTCCGCGAAGTGGGCCAGCACGTGATGGCCGAGGCGAACGTCCGCGCCAGCATGCTGATGAAGGAACTGTGCAGCTACCCCTGGGTGCGCGACACCTACGGCGACGCCCTGCCCGACGTCGCCTGGGCCCGTACCCGCCTGCAGGCCGACACCGTCCAGCGGCCGACCGGTACATGA
- the minC gene encoding septum site-determining protein MinC, producing MSVTRAPMDYEQAGELKIGQVGIANLRIRTLDVDQLIREMRERVERAPKLFGRAAVIVDFGGLSRLPDADTARALIDGLRGAGVIPVALAYGTRDTETLSEQLGLPLLAKFRAQYEPVAGASAPAASAPRPVAAEAAPAKAAPAPAAPKATDSRPGLVQKTPVRSGQQLYAENRDLTVLSTVGAGAEVISDGSIHVYGALRGRALAGARGNADARIFCREFHAELVAVAGHYKVMEEVPKELRGKAVQIWLDQDQLKIAAQD from the coding sequence ATGAGCGTGACGCGAGCCCCCATGGATTACGAACAGGCCGGCGAACTGAAGATCGGCCAGGTCGGCATCGCCAACCTCCGCATCCGCACCCTCGACGTCGACCAGCTGATCCGCGAAATGCGCGAGCGGGTCGAGCGCGCGCCCAAGCTGTTCGGTCGTGCCGCCGTGATCGTGGATTTCGGCGGCCTGAGCCGCCTGCCCGATGCCGACACCGCGCGCGCGCTGATCGACGGCCTGCGCGGCGCCGGGGTCATCCCGGTGGCACTGGCCTACGGCACCCGCGACACCGAAACCCTCTCCGAACAGCTTGGCCTGCCGCTGCTGGCCAAGTTCCGCGCCCAGTACGAACCGGTCGCGGGGGCGTCGGCCCCGGCCGCTTCCGCGCCACGCCCGGTCGCGGCTGAAGCCGCTCCCGCAAAAGCGGCGCCGGCACCCGCCGCGCCGAAGGCGACAGACAGCAGGCCCGGCCTCGTCCAGAAGACACCCGTGCGCTCCGGCCAGCAGCTCTACGCCGAAAACCGCGACCTGACCGTGCTCAGCACCGTCGGCGCGGGCGCCGAGGTCATTTCCGACGGTTCCATCCACGTTTACGGCGCGTTGCGCGGCCGCGCCCTCGCCGGTGCGCGCGGCAATGCCGACGCGCGCATCTTCTGCCGTGAATTCCACGCCGAACTGGTCGCCGTCGCCGGCCACTACAAGGTGATGGAGGAAGTACCCAAGGAACTGCGCGGCAAGGCCGTGCAGATCTGGCTGGACCAGGACCAACTCAAGATCGCCGCGCAGGACTGA